The following proteins come from a genomic window of Acanthopagrus latus isolate v.2019 chromosome 5, fAcaLat1.1, whole genome shotgun sequence:
- the tctn2 gene encoding tectonic-2 isoform X2, giving the protein MANVVVLLLSSYTSRLATSVLLFISVAHTQNTVVFQPSFLTATGPKTAALLLGNTSDISLYLRTVSPSSETGSIGPPSCVAEVTQWVLTREQVGKSAVRVRLSLDKNLRLCGQNETDADCCPKPLCVLETLQVSACVGGTPQASLLIQATIHALLVPSTAGSDNKTVIPNQVYQTLGSCPCDLTFGACDVRCCCDKDCSTETLKLFASHCLLGPFGGQVSPAPDYQCSVQSAEDSSDWFPFLCVQSPPENNPYLGLFYQGKTIATKRGPSFQRPILSAPLPDNVYLQGSPIFTVNDRYFTIPQKVLGRCVTNAPVAFLKNFEVECVTLLHSCPAGAPLQTLPKDLTVKVKNGQGGDAEVDVIEEVATDLSRFISSTDAVASSDERLACENVTLALDYKFYWKGNSITRISVTRTVGTISLNVALTTRYSAVFLNGEFAGEPNSGNPGYQVGLPVIAGIVDMLENDTGSIQRTSINLWKPVGDGFCSTAEKKPVLFGENSTSGCLLPVSGQNLTQCDLLRETVTSLQAALITATYVAKSGNPDYLTMTDWVNISYVTLNSSTSMDNNTSSCYGIPSHQHIHVWSLITSTVDGIPQRDIRAVQVSYSPSTWALDCGGGDVSSCVDPMETQLFPITSSVTFTDIPINTGPPKTRFQINFTEYDCNRNDVCWPELAFPITKYYTGEPYSQSLAKGLILVFFFVTASILGTPWRQIRQAWSCAAL; this is encoded by the exons ATGGCTAACGtggttgttttattgttgtccTCGTATACTTCACGCCTGGCCACGTCTGTTTTACTCTTCATCTCCGTggctcacacacaaaacactgtcg TTTTCCAGCCTTCTTTTCTGACCGCAACTGGGCCAAAGACCGCCGCACTTTTGCTGGGAAACACGTCGGACATCTCTCTGTATCTGAGGACGGTTTCTCCCTCCAGTGAGACAG gaAGCATCGGTCCTCCATCATGTGTAGCTGAAGTAACACAGTGGGTGCTCACAAGGGAGCAGGTGGGAAAG TCTGCAGTTCGAGTTCGGCTGAGTCTGGATAAAAATCTGCGTTTGTGTGGTCAGAATGAGACGGACGCAGACTGCTGTCCGAAGCCACTGTGTGTCCTGGAGACGCTTCAGGTGTCTGCCTGTGTGGGCGGCACGCCTCAGGCATCGCTGCTGATCCAGGCCACGATACATGCCCTGCTGGTGCCTTCTACTGCTGGATCTG ATAATAAAACTGTCATTCCGAACCAAGTGTACCAAACGCTGGGCTCTTGTCCCTGTGACCTTACATTTGGAGCATGTGATGTacgctgctgctgtgacaag GACTGTTCCACTGAGACTTTGAAGCTGTTTGCATCCCATTGTCTCCTGGGGCCGTTTGGTGGACAGGTCTCTCCTGCTCCAGATTATCAGTGCTCCGTGCAGTCTGCTGAAGACTCCTCAGACTGGTTTCCATTTTTATGTGTTCAGTCTCCACCTGAAAACAACCCTTACCTCGGGCTCTTTTACCAGGGAAAAACAAT TGCAACTAAGCGTGGCCCGTCCTTTCAGAGGCCCATTTTGTCGGCTCCACTTCCAGATAACGTTTATCTTCAAGGAAGTCCCATTTTCACAGTTAATGACCGGTACTTCACTATTCCCCAG AAGGTGCTTGGGCGCTGTGTTACTAATGCTCCTGTAGCGTTTTTGAAGAATTTCGAAGTGGAGTGTGTAACTCTGCTGCACTCGTGTCCAGCTGGAGCTCCCTTACAGACACTACCAAAGGATTTGACAGTGAAAGTGAAGAATGGGCAAGGAG GTGATGCTGAAGTGGATGTAATTGAGGAAGTGGCCACTGACTTGAGTCGATTTATTTCAAGCACAGATGCCGTTGCCTCTTCAG ATGAGAGGCTAGCGTGTGAGAATGTGACTTTAGCGCTGGATTACAAATTCTACTGGAAAGGAAACAGCATCACAAGAATCTCAGTGACACGCACTGTCGGGACCATCTCTTTGAATG TGGCATTAACTACAAGGTATTCTGCTGTGTTTCTAAATGGAGAATTTGCTGGTGAGCCAAACTCAGGAAACCCAG GTTATCAGGTGGGATTGCCTGTTATCGCTGGAATTGTGGACATGTTGGAGAATGATACAGGCTCAATACAGAGGACATCAATTAATCTCTGGAAACCAG TGGGTGATGGATTCTGTTCCACTGCTGAGAAGAAACCGGTGCTGTTTGGGGAGAATTCAACATCAGGATGTCTGCTGCCAGTCAGTGGACAGAATCTGACACAGTGTGACCTCCTGCG GGAGACTGTTACTTCTCTCCAGGCAGCTTTGATTACAGCCACATATGTAGCAAAGAGTGGAAATCCAGATTACTTAACTATGACGGACTGGGTGAACATAAGCT ATGTGACACTGAACTCCAGCACATCTATGGACAACAACACAAGTTCATGCTATGGGATTCCGTCCCACCAGCATATCCATGTTTGGAGTCTTATCACCAGCACTGTAGATGGCATACCTCAAAGGGATATCCGTGCCGTGCAAGTCAG CTATAGCCCGTCCACCTGGGCCCTGGATTGTGGAGGAGGTGACGTCTCCTCCTGTGTGGACCCCATGGAGACTCAGTTGTTCCCCATCACCTCCTCTGTCACTTTTACTGATATTCCAATCAACACAGGACCACCAAAAACCAG GTTTCAGATCAACTTCACAGAGTATGACTGTAACCGGAATGATGTCTGTTGGCCTGAGCTCGCCTTCCCCATCACCAAGTACTACACAG GTGAACCATATTCTCAGTCACTGGCTAAAGGCCTCatcttggttttcttttttgtcacgGCCTCAATTCTTGGCACTCCGTGGAGACAAATCCGACAGGCGTGGAGCTGTGCTGCTCTCTAG
- the tctn2 gene encoding tectonic-2 isoform X1, with amino-acid sequence MANVVVLLLSSYTSRLATSVLLFISVAHTQNTVVFQPSFLTATGPKTAALLLGNTSDISLYLRTVSPSSETGSIGPPSCVAEVTQWVLTREQVGKSAVRVRLSLDKNLRLCGQNETDADCCPKPLCVLETLQVSACVGGTPQASLLIQATIHALLVPSTAGSDNKTVIPNQVYQTLGSCPCDLTFGACDVRCCCDKDCSTETLKLFASHCLLGPFGGQVSPAPDYQCSVQSAEDSSDWFPFLCVQSPPENNPYLGLFYQGKTIATKRGPSFQRPILSAPLPDNVYLQGSPIFTVNDRYFTIPQKVLGRCVTNAPVAFLKNFEVECVTLLHSCPAGAPLQTLPKDLTVKVKNGQGGDAEVDVIEEVATDLSRFISSTDAVASSDERLACENVTLALDYKFYWKGNSITRISVTRTVGTISLNGSMALTTRYSAVFLNGEFAGEPNSGNPGYQVGLPVIAGIVDMLENDTGSIQRTSINLWKPVGDGFCSTAEKKPVLFGENSTSGCLLPVSGQNLTQCDLLRETVTSLQAALITATYVAKSGNPDYLTMTDWVNISYVTLNSSTSMDNNTSSCYGIPSHQHIHVWSLITSTVDGIPQRDIRAVQVSYSPSTWALDCGGGDVSSCVDPMETQLFPITSSVTFTDIPINTGPPKTRFQINFTEYDCNRNDVCWPELAFPITKYYTGEPYSQSLAKGLILVFFFVTASILGTPWRQIRQAWSCAAL; translated from the exons ATGGCTAACGtggttgttttattgttgtccTCGTATACTTCACGCCTGGCCACGTCTGTTTTACTCTTCATCTCCGTggctcacacacaaaacactgtcg TTTTCCAGCCTTCTTTTCTGACCGCAACTGGGCCAAAGACCGCCGCACTTTTGCTGGGAAACACGTCGGACATCTCTCTGTATCTGAGGACGGTTTCTCCCTCCAGTGAGACAG gaAGCATCGGTCCTCCATCATGTGTAGCTGAAGTAACACAGTGGGTGCTCACAAGGGAGCAGGTGGGAAAG TCTGCAGTTCGAGTTCGGCTGAGTCTGGATAAAAATCTGCGTTTGTGTGGTCAGAATGAGACGGACGCAGACTGCTGTCCGAAGCCACTGTGTGTCCTGGAGACGCTTCAGGTGTCTGCCTGTGTGGGCGGCACGCCTCAGGCATCGCTGCTGATCCAGGCCACGATACATGCCCTGCTGGTGCCTTCTACTGCTGGATCTG ATAATAAAACTGTCATTCCGAACCAAGTGTACCAAACGCTGGGCTCTTGTCCCTGTGACCTTACATTTGGAGCATGTGATGTacgctgctgctgtgacaag GACTGTTCCACTGAGACTTTGAAGCTGTTTGCATCCCATTGTCTCCTGGGGCCGTTTGGTGGACAGGTCTCTCCTGCTCCAGATTATCAGTGCTCCGTGCAGTCTGCTGAAGACTCCTCAGACTGGTTTCCATTTTTATGTGTTCAGTCTCCACCTGAAAACAACCCTTACCTCGGGCTCTTTTACCAGGGAAAAACAAT TGCAACTAAGCGTGGCCCGTCCTTTCAGAGGCCCATTTTGTCGGCTCCACTTCCAGATAACGTTTATCTTCAAGGAAGTCCCATTTTCACAGTTAATGACCGGTACTTCACTATTCCCCAG AAGGTGCTTGGGCGCTGTGTTACTAATGCTCCTGTAGCGTTTTTGAAGAATTTCGAAGTGGAGTGTGTAACTCTGCTGCACTCGTGTCCAGCTGGAGCTCCCTTACAGACACTACCAAAGGATTTGACAGTGAAAGTGAAGAATGGGCAAGGAG GTGATGCTGAAGTGGATGTAATTGAGGAAGTGGCCACTGACTTGAGTCGATTTATTTCAAGCACAGATGCCGTTGCCTCTTCAG ATGAGAGGCTAGCGTGTGAGAATGTGACTTTAGCGCTGGATTACAAATTCTACTGGAAAGGAAACAGCATCACAAGAATCTCAGTGACACGCACTGTCGGGACCATCTCTTTGAATGGTAGCA TGGCATTAACTACAAGGTATTCTGCTGTGTTTCTAAATGGAGAATTTGCTGGTGAGCCAAACTCAGGAAACCCAG GTTATCAGGTGGGATTGCCTGTTATCGCTGGAATTGTGGACATGTTGGAGAATGATACAGGCTCAATACAGAGGACATCAATTAATCTCTGGAAACCAG TGGGTGATGGATTCTGTTCCACTGCTGAGAAGAAACCGGTGCTGTTTGGGGAGAATTCAACATCAGGATGTCTGCTGCCAGTCAGTGGACAGAATCTGACACAGTGTGACCTCCTGCG GGAGACTGTTACTTCTCTCCAGGCAGCTTTGATTACAGCCACATATGTAGCAAAGAGTGGAAATCCAGATTACTTAACTATGACGGACTGGGTGAACATAAGCT ATGTGACACTGAACTCCAGCACATCTATGGACAACAACACAAGTTCATGCTATGGGATTCCGTCCCACCAGCATATCCATGTTTGGAGTCTTATCACCAGCACTGTAGATGGCATACCTCAAAGGGATATCCGTGCCGTGCAAGTCAG CTATAGCCCGTCCACCTGGGCCCTGGATTGTGGAGGAGGTGACGTCTCCTCCTGTGTGGACCCCATGGAGACTCAGTTGTTCCCCATCACCTCCTCTGTCACTTTTACTGATATTCCAATCAACACAGGACCACCAAAAACCAG GTTTCAGATCAACTTCACAGAGTATGACTGTAACCGGAATGATGTCTGTTGGCCTGAGCTCGCCTTCCCCATCACCAAGTACTACACAG GTGAACCATATTCTCAGTCACTGGCTAAAGGCCTCatcttggttttcttttttgtcacgGCCTCAATTCTTGGCACTCCGTGGAGACAAATCCGACAGGCGTGGAGCTGTGCTGCTCTCTAG